One window from the genome of Salvelinus fontinalis isolate EN_2023a chromosome 3, ASM2944872v1, whole genome shotgun sequence encodes:
- the LOC129838747 gene encoding U2 small nuclear ribonucleoprotein B''-like, translated as MDIRPNHTIYINNVNDKIKKDELKRSLYALFSQFGQVMDIVAMKTMKMRGQAFVVFKELASATNALRQLQGFPFYNKPMRIQYAKTDSEVISKIRGTFGDKDKKKERKKKAQDQVANVAKKPALGSASTNNAPTTMQVPDNPPNYILFLNNLPEETNEMMLSMLFNQFPGFKEVRLVPGKHDISFVEFESEGQAGVAKDALQGFRITAQCAMKITYAKK; from the exons ATGGATATTCGACCAAACCACACCATTTACATCAATAATGTAAATGATAAGATCAAGAAGGATG AACTGAAGCGGTCACTCTATGCCCTGTTCTCTCAGTTTGGGCAAGTCATGGACATTGTTGCCATGAAAACCATGAAGATGAGAGGGCAGGCATTTGTGGTGTTCAAAGAGCTTGCATCAGCTACGAACGCACTGCGTCAACTTCAAGGATTTCCTTTCTACAATAAGCCCATG CGCATTCAGTATGCTAAGACAGACTCTGAGGTGATCTCCAAAATCAGAGGCACATTTGGGGACAAGGACAAGAAGAAGGAAAGGAAGAAGAAGGCTCAAGATCAAGTGGCCAATGTGGCCAAGAAACCAGCACTG GGATCAGCCAGCACAAACAACGCTCCAACAACCATGCAG GTTCCAGACAATCCACCCAACTACATTTTATTCCTTAATAACCTGCCAGAGGAAACTAATGAAATGATGCTCTCCATGCTGTTCAATCA ATTCCCTGGTTTCAAAGAGGTGCGACTCGTCCCTGGCAAACACGACATCTCCTTTGTAGAGTTTGAGAGTGAGGGCCAGGCTGGAGTGGCCAAAGATGCACTGCAGGGATTCCGGATTACGGCCCAATGCGCCATGAAGATCACTTATGCCAAGAAGTAG